A stretch of Pseudomonas sp. LRP2-20 DNA encodes these proteins:
- a CDS encoding retention module-containing protein has protein sequence MAKLIGVVSKVIGQVFAVASDGSRRPLIEGDRLFAGEQLETGAAGAVAVHLQNGAELTLGRDSSLEMTPDLLASQAPHGQGHEAAPSDAQLSDVERIQRAIAAGDDPTQSAEATAAGPGSGSASGAVGGGHSFVMLSEVGARVDPVVGFPTAGFNGFPELANREVGGLDPSNGSSLNGRSVGGGDGGTGPVTIDENHPVTLLGLDIAPGELSLNEANLPLGSASDAAALTRQGSFTVVAQDGVFNLSVGGINVVTGGVVTGVGQSITTGLGNILTITGYNSSTGEVSYTYTLTASGQHIENDGAKSLTEQLPVLVSDSDGDVAQGSLDVIIHDDAPQAFDDGNVVKATEQQGELTGNVLTNDVQGADRVAGGPVIAGTYTGTYGTLVLAADGSYTYTLNPNAPDFKNLGGGGNGVENFTYTIKDADGDTSTATLTLNISNLNDPVNLDGLDVQNGELTVYEKHLSDGTAPDANALTQQGTFKVTAPDGLQSLTVGGIAVVTGGVAAGFPQSVTTPEGNTLTITGYNPSTGVVSYSYTLTDNGSHPDGAGSNSISEHFAVVAKDVDGSTASGSLDVNIVDDVPKAVDDSNAVTATEQHTELTGNVLTNDVQGADRVVGGPVIAGTFTGTYGTLVLAADGSYTYTLNPNAPDFKSLGGGGNGVENFTYTIKDADGDTSTATLTLNISNLNDPVNLDGLDVQNGELTVYEKHLSDGTAPDANALTQQGTFKVTAPDGLQSLTVGGIAVVTGGVAAGFPQSVTTPEGNTLTITGYNPSTGVVSYSYTLTDNGSHPDGAGNNSISEHFAVVAKDVDGSTASGSLDVNIVDDVPKAVDDSNAVTATEQHTELTGNVLTNDVQGADRVVGGPVIAGTYTGTYGTLVLAADGSYTYTLNPNAPDFKNLGGGGNGVENFTYTIKDADGDTSTATLTLNISNLNDPVNLDGLDVQNGELTVYEKHLSDGTAPDANALTQQGTFKVTAPDGLQSLTVGGIAVVTGGVAAGFPQSVTTPEGNTLTITGYNPGTGVVSYSYTLTDNGSHPDGAGSNSISEHFAVVAKDVDGSTASGSLDVNIVDDVPQAAADSTSVVEGGTATGNVLWNDKLGADQAGTSNVVVGARAGSDTSTSAIGNLNTAIAGQYGTLTIDAAGNAVYHANPNAVLPPGASDVFVYTIRDTDGDESTTTITINVQDCSLVAGPVGGVTVHESALDVHQDGNDLAPGSVTGSDPDSTRETASGSLAGSASGGVGALTYSLVSDATGQYGQLHLNADGTYTYTLTSPATSPAHANDGPNTVTETFAYQVKDSLGNSTTSTIVITIVDDVPQAHSDYTSVYKGDEVRGNVLYNDVVGADVRSDGNYVVGVRAGSDTSTSVIGQLNTQVNGQYGYLTIDEKGNAVYHSNPDVVSPRDAVDTFVYTIRDADGDESTTTITINVHNSLMACADRDVTVYENALDLHKDGNDLAAGSVTGSDPDSTRETASGTLVGSASGGVGALTYSLVSDATGQYGQLHLNADGTYTYTLTSPATSPAHANDGPNTVTETFTYQVKDSLGNSTTSTIVITIVDDVPQAHSDYTSVYKGDEVRGNVLYNDVVGADVRSDGNYVVGVRAGSDTSTSAIGQLNTQVNGQYGYLTIDEKGNAVYHSNPDVVSPRDAVDTFVYTIRDADGDESTTTITINVHDPRIEVCMDGGVTVFEKALDGSKDGGDLAAGTVTGSDPTSPLETATGSLAGLASGGIGALSYSLVGNAVGQYGQIQLNADGSYTYTLTSPASSPVHANDGANSVTESFTYQVQDAYGHSATSTIVITIVDDVPQAHSDYTSVYKGDEVRGNVLYNDVVGADVRSDGNYVVGVRAGSDTSTSVIGQLNTQVNGQYGYLTIDEKGNAVYHSNPDVVSPRDAVDTFVYTIRDADGDESTTTITINVHNSLMACADRDVTVYENALDLHKDGNDLAAGSVTGSDPDSTRETASGTLVGSASGGVGALTYSLVSDATGQYGQLHLNADGTYTYTLTSPATSPAHANDGPNTVTETFTYQVKDSLGNSTTSTIVITIVDDVPQAHSDYTSVYKGDEVRGNVLYNDVVGADVRSDGNYVVGVRAGSDTSTSAIGQLNTQVNGQYGYLTIDEKGNAVYHSNPDVVSPRDAVDTFVYTIRDADGDESTTTITINVHDPRIEVCMDGGVTVFEKALDGSKEGGDLAAGTVTGSDPTSPLETATGSLAGLASGGIGALSYSLVGNAVGQYGQIQLNADGSYTYTLTSPASSPVHANDGANSATESFTYQVQDAYGHSATSTIVITIVDDVPQAHSDYTSVYKGDEVRGNVLYNDVVGADVRSDGNYVVGVRAGSDTSTSAVGQLNTQVNGQYGYLSIDEKGNAVYHSNPDVVSPRDAVDTFVYTIRDADGDESTTTITINVHDPRIEVCMDGSATVFEKALDLSKDGGDLAAGTVTGSDPTSPLETASGSLVGLASGGIGALSYSLVGNAVGQYGQISVNPDGSYTYTLTSPANTPGDDSAVENFTYKATDSLGHSITGSIAITIVDDVPNAVCAERIITPDQVDSNILLVIDVSSSMASASGIPGMTRLEATKQAISALLDKYDDMGDIKVQIVTFGSGAQIQSAEWVGIDVAKSIVNGLHAGGSTYYDSAATAAQTAFAQNGKLADAQNVSYFFSDGEPTSGHAITGARETSWESFLDSNGIKAYAIGLGKDINVSNLDPLAYDGSSHTDTHSAVVTNLDELYGVLSDTVQGSPITGSLLSGGTFGADGGFIKALLVDGTTYTYDPKANAGQGGYLASGGADQASFDTAGNTLTIKTSLGGSLLVNMDSGEFTYTPPKGSDSQVERFGFTVSDNDGDTSSTDLMVWLNGNHAPVAVADHVITNIAGASISLPSDVLLANDSDAENDRLSAVPITVNTDFANKGAGFTLGNTVPNITFDGDGDSLDNQFKALERSAFTTAAGSMTAALVVLGYLGNINSSNANGEDVITVSLRKGETLQLDHDRPDGNLSLAWKDASGSYQPIADGGSFTASHDGVYSIHVVNQANPSDNSKAAESYKLSMVVDYSNAVNEVHQASYTVSDGHGGSATGAVDITYQAGATLNGTAGDDVLMASNADTLLNGGDGHDVLVGGAGNDTLHGGNGNDLLIGGLGNDLLDGGAGNDTASYASATGGVTVDLSLTGPQHTGAAGVDTLTGIENLIGSDYDDTLIGDAGDNLLNGGLGNDVLKGGDGNDIIIGGPGNDIMTGGNGNDTFVWQKGDTGHDTVTDFTPGSDHLDLSQLLQGENATAASLDDYLHFKVSGSGSNVVSTIEVSSVAGAAPTQTIDLAGVDLAQHYGVTAGAGGVVSAGQDTATIINGMINDHSLKVDTV, from the coding sequence ATGGCAAAGTTAATCGGTGTGGTCAGCAAGGTGATTGGTCAGGTCTTCGCGGTTGCCAGCGATGGTAGTCGGCGCCCCCTGATCGAAGGCGACCGACTTTTCGCTGGCGAGCAACTGGAGACCGGTGCTGCAGGGGCCGTGGCGGTGCACCTGCAGAACGGTGCCGAGTTGACGCTGGGCCGCGACAGCAGCCTGGAGATGACGCCGGACCTGCTTGCCAGCCAGGCGCCCCATGGGCAGGGCCACGAGGCTGCGCCGAGCGACGCGCAATTGAGTGACGTAGAACGTATCCAGCGGGCCATTGCCGCTGGCGACGACCCGACCCAGAGCGCCGAGGCAACTGCCGCCGGGCCAGGCAGCGGCAGTGCTTCCGGGGCCGTGGGAGGGGGCCATAGTTTCGTCATGCTGAGTGAAGTGGGCGCGCGCGTCGATCCCGTGGTGGGCTTTCCGACGGCGGGTTTCAATGGCTTTCCCGAACTGGCCAACCGCGAAGTGGGCGGCCTTGATCCCAGCAATGGCAGTTCGCTCAACGGTCGTTCGGTTGGCGGCGGCGATGGCGGAACGGGCCCTGTGACGATCGATGAAAATCATCCCGTCACCTTGCTGGGGCTGGATATCGCCCCCGGTGAGCTGAGCCTGAACGAGGCGAACCTGCCACTGGGCTCTGCCAGTGATGCGGCGGCCTTGACTCGGCAGGGCAGCTTTACCGTGGTGGCTCAGGATGGCGTGTTCAATCTCAGTGTCGGTGGCATCAACGTGGTGACAGGCGGCGTGGTGACCGGCGTTGGCCAGTCGATCACTACCGGGCTGGGCAACATCCTGACGATTACCGGCTACAACTCAAGCACCGGCGAGGTGAGTTACACCTATACGCTCACTGCATCCGGGCAACATATCGAGAACGATGGAGCCAAGTCGCTGACCGAGCAGTTACCGGTCCTGGTCAGTGACAGTGACGGCGATGTCGCCCAAGGCTCGCTGGATGTGATCATCCACGATGATGCGCCACAGGCGTTCGATGATGGCAACGTGGTCAAGGCGACCGAACAGCAAGGCGAGCTGACTGGGAATGTGCTGACCAACGATGTCCAGGGTGCCGACCGTGTGGCGGGTGGCCCGGTCATCGCCGGTACTTACACTGGCACCTACGGCACGCTGGTCCTGGCCGCCGACGGTTCCTACACCTACACGCTCAACCCCAACGCCCCGGACTTCAAGAACCTGGGCGGTGGCGGCAATGGGGTGGAGAACTTCACCTACACGATCAAGGACGCCGACGGCGACACCAGCACGGCGACCCTGACACTGAACATCAGCAACCTCAACGACCCGGTCAACCTCGATGGCCTGGACGTGCAGAACGGTGAGCTGACCGTCTACGAGAAGCACCTGAGCGACGGCACCGCGCCAGACGCGAATGCACTGACCCAGCAAGGCACCTTCAAGGTTACCGCGCCGGATGGCCTGCAAAGCCTGACCGTGGGCGGCATCGCAGTGGTCACTGGCGGCGTGGCCGCCGGCTTCCCGCAATCGGTGACCACACCGGAAGGCAACACCCTGACCATCACCGGCTACAACCCGAGCACCGGGGTGGTGAGCTACAGCTACACGCTGACCGACAACGGCAGCCACCCAGACGGTGCAGGCAGCAATAGCATCAGCGAACACTTCGCTGTGGTTGCCAAGGACGTTGATGGCAGCACCGCCAGCGGCAGCCTGGATGTGAACATCGTCGATGATGTGCCGAAGGCAGTGGATGACAGCAACGCTGTCACGGCGACCGAACAGCACACAGAACTGACCGGCAATGTGCTGACCAACGACGTGCAAGGCGCCGACCGCGTGGTGGGTGGTCCAGTGATCGCCGGCACTTTCACCGGCACTTACGGCACGCTGGTCCTGGCCGCCGACGGTTCCTACACCTACACGCTCAACCCCAACGCCCCGGACTTCAAGAGCCTGGGCGGTGGCGGCAACGGGGTGGAGAACTTCACCTACACGATCAAGGACGCCGACGGCGACACCAGCACGGCGACCCTGACACTGAACATCAGCAACCTCAACGACCCGGTCAACCTCGATGGCCTGGACGTGCAGAACGGTGAGCTGACCGTCTACGAGAAGCACCTGAGCGACGGCACCGCGCCAGACGCGAATGCACTGACCCAGCAAGGCACCTTCAAGGTTACGGCGCCGGATGGCCTGCAAAGCCTGACCGTGGGCGGCATCGCAGTGGTCACTGGTGGCGTGGCCGCCGGCTTCCCGCAATCGGTGACCACACCGGAAGGCAACACCCTGACCATCACCGGCTACAACCCGAGCACCGGGGTGGTGAGCTACAGCTACACGCTGACCGACAACGGCAGCCACCCAGACGGTGCAGGCAACAACAGCATCAGCGAACACTTCGCTGTGGTTGCCAAGGACGTCGATGGCAGCACTGCCAGCGGCAGCCTGGACGTGAATATCGTCGATGATGTGCCGAAGGCAGTGGATGACAGCAACGCTGTCACGGCGACCGAACAGCACACAGAACTGACCGGCAATGTGCTGACCAACGACGTGCAAGGCGCCGACCGTGTGGTGGGTGGTCCAGTGATCGCCGGCACTTACACTGGCACCTACGGCACGCTGGTCCTGGCCGCCGACGGTTCCTACACCTACACGCTCAACCCCAACGCCCCGGACTTCAAGAACCTGGGCGGTGGCGGCAACGGGGTGGAGAACTTCACCTACACGATCAAGGACGCCGACGGCGACACCAGCACGGCGACCCTGACGCTGAACATCAGCAACCTCAACGACCCGGTCAACCTCGATGGCCTGGACGTGCAGAACGGTGAGCTGACCGTCTACGAGAAGCACCTGAGCGACGGCACCGCGCCAGACGCGAATGCACTGACCCAGCAAGGCACCTTCAAGGTTACGGCGCCGGATGGCCTGCAAAGCCTGACCGTGGGCGGCATCGCAGTGGTCACTGGCGGCGTGGCCGCCGGCTTCCCGCAATCGGTGACCACACCGGAAGGCAACACCCTGACCATCACCGGCTACAACCCGGGCACCGGGGTGGTGAGCTACAGCTACACGCTGACCGACAACGGCAGCCACCCAGACGGTGCAGGCAGCAACAGCATCAGCGAACACTTCGCTGTGGTTGCCAAGGACGTTGATGGCAGCACCGCCAGCGGCAGCCTGGATGTGAACATCGTCGACGATGTGCCGCAGGCTGCGGCGGATTCCACCAGCGTCGTGGAAGGCGGTACTGCCACGGGCAATGTTCTCTGGAATGACAAGCTGGGTGCAGATCAGGCAGGAACCAGCAATGTCGTGGTCGGTGCACGTGCCGGCTCCGATACCTCGACCTCCGCCATCGGCAATCTCAACACCGCAATCGCCGGCCAGTACGGCACCTTGACCATCGATGCGGCGGGTAACGCGGTCTATCACGCCAACCCGAATGCGGTGCTGCCGCCAGGCGCCAGTGATGTATTCGTCTACACCATTCGCGACACTGACGGCGATGAGAGCACCACCACCATCACGATCAATGTGCAGGACTGCTCGCTCGTCGCAGGCCCGGTGGGCGGGGTAACGGTCCATGAAAGCGCGCTGGATGTTCATCAGGATGGCAACGACCTGGCCCCAGGTAGCGTTACCGGCAGCGACCCTGACTCGACGCGTGAAACCGCATCCGGCAGTCTGGCGGGCTCTGCCAGCGGCGGCGTCGGTGCATTGACCTACAGCCTGGTGAGCGATGCCACCGGCCAGTACGGCCAACTCCACCTGAACGCCGACGGTACCTACACCTACACCTTGACCTCACCGGCCACCTCGCCGGCCCACGCCAATGACGGCCCCAATACCGTCACCGAAACCTTCGCCTACCAAGTGAAAGATTCGCTCGGCAACTCGACCACCAGCACCATCGTCATCACCATCGTCGACGACGTGCCGCAAGCCCACAGCGATTACACCAGTGTGTACAAGGGCGACGAGGTGCGCGGCAATGTGCTGTACAACGATGTGGTCGGCGCTGATGTGCGCAGCGACGGTAACTACGTGGTCGGCGTACGCGCTGGCAGCGATACTTCGACTTCGGTCATCGGCCAGCTGAACACCCAGGTGAATGGCCAGTACGGCTACCTGACCATCGACGAGAAGGGCAACGCGGTCTACCACTCCAACCCGGACGTGGTGTCGCCGCGCGATGCCGTCGACACCTTCGTCTACACCATTCGCGATGCCGATGGCGACGAAAGTACGACGACGATCACCATCAACGTGCACAACTCGCTGATGGCCTGCGCGGACCGCGATGTCACGGTGTACGAAAACGCCCTGGACCTGCACAAGGACGGCAACGACCTGGCCGCGGGCAGTGTCACCGGCAGCGACCCGGATTCGACCCGCGAAACCGCCAGCGGCACCCTGGTCGGCTCTGCCAGCGGCGGCGTCGGTGCATTGACCTACAGCCTGGTGAGCGATGCCACCGGCCAGTACGGCCAACTCCACCTGAATGCCGACGGCACCTACACCTATACCCTGACCTCACCGGCCACCTCACCGGCCCATGCCAATGACGGCCCCAATACCGTCACCGAAACCTTCACCTACCAGGTGAAAGATTCGCTCGGCAATTCGACCACCAGCACCATCGTCATCACCATCGTCGACGACGTGCCGCAAGCCCACAGCGATTACACCAGTGTGTACAAGGGCGACGAGGTGCGCGGCAATGTGCTGTACAACGACGTGGTCGGCGCTGATGTGCGCAGCGACGGCAACTACGTGGTCGGCGTACGCGCTGGCAGCGATACCTCGACTTCGGCCATCGGCCAGCTGAACACCCAGGTGAATGGCCAGTACGGCTACCTGACCATCGACGAGAAGGGCAACGCGGTCTACCACTCCAACCCGGACGTGGTGTCGCCGCGCGATGCCGTCGACACCTTCGTCTACACCATTCGCGATGCCGATGGCGACGAAAGTACGACGACGATCACCATCAACGTGCATGACCCGCGCATCGAAGTGTGCATGGACGGCGGTGTCACAGTGTTCGAAAAAGCTCTGGATGGGAGCAAGGACGGTGGCGATCTGGCTGCAGGTACCGTCACTGGCAGCGACCCGACATCGCCCCTCGAAACAGCTACTGGCAGCTTGGCCGGCTTGGCTTCTGGTGGCATAGGCGCTCTGTCCTACAGCCTGGTGGGTAATGCTGTCGGCCAGTACGGTCAGATTCAGCTCAATGCCGACGGAAGCTACACCTACACCCTGACGTCACCTGCCAGCTCGCCGGTACATGCCAACGACGGTGCCAACAGCGTTACCGAGTCCTTTACCTATCAGGTGCAGGATGCCTATGGCCATTCGGCCACCAGCACCATCGTCATCACCATCGTCGACGACGTGCCGCAAGCCCACAGTGATTACACCAGTGTGTACAAGGGCGACGAGGTGCGCGGCAATGTGCTGTACAACGACGTGGTCGGTGCCGATGTGCGCAGCGACGGCAACTACGTGGTCGGCGTACGCGCTGGCAGCGATACTTCGACTTCGGTCATCGGCCAGCTGAACACCCAGGTGAATGGCCAGTACGGCTACCTGACCATCGACGAGAAGGGCAACGCGGTCTACCACTCCAACCCGGACGTGGTGTCGCCGCGCGATGCCGTCGACACCTTCGTCTACACCATCCGCGATGCCGATGGCGACGAAAGTACGACGACGATCACCATCAACGTGCACAACTCGCTGATGGCCTGCGCGGACCGCGATGTCACGGTGTACGAAAACGCCCTGGACCTGCACAAGGACGGCAACGACCTGGCCGCGGGCAGTGTCACCGGCAGCGACCCGGATTCGACCCGCGAAACCGCCAGCGGCACCCTGGTCGGCTCTGCCAGCGGCGGCGTCGGTGCATTGACCTACAGCCTGGTGAGCGATGCCACCGGCCAGTACGGCCAACTCCACCTGAATGCCGACGGCACCTACACCTATACCCTGACCTCACCGGCCACTTCACCGGCCCACGCCAATGACGGCCCCAATACCGTCACCGAAACCTTCACCTACCAGGTGAAAGATTCGCTCGGCAATTCGACCACCAGTACCATCGTCATCACCATCGTCGACGACGTGCCGCAAGCCCACAGCGATTACACCAGTGTGTACAAGGGCGACGAGGTGCGCGGCAATGTGCTGTACAACGACGTGGTCGGCGCTGATGTGCGCAGCGACGGCAACTACGTGGTCGGCGTACGCGCTGGCAGCGATACCTCGACTTCGGCCATCGGCCAGCTGAACACCCAGGTGAATGGCCAGTACGGCTACCTGACCATCGACGAGAAGGGCAACGCGGTCTACCACTCCAACCCGGACGTGGTGTCGCCGCGCGATGCCGTCGACACCTTCGTCTACACCATCCGCGATGCCGATGGCGACGAAAGTACGACGACGATCACCATCAACGTGCATGACCCGCGTATCGAAGTGTGCATGGACGGCGGTGTCACAGTGTTCGAAAAAGCTCTGGATGGGAGCAAGGAAGGTGGCGATCTGGCTGCAGGTACCGTCACTGGCAGCGACCCGACATCTCCCCTCGAAACAGCTACTGGCAGCTTGGCCGGCTTGGCTTCTGGTGGCATAGGCGCTCTGTCCTACAGCCTGGTGGGTAATGCTGTCGGCCAGTACGGTCAGATTCAGCTCAATGCCGACGGAAGCTACACCTACACCCTGACGTCACCTGCCAGCTCGCCGGTACATGCCAACGACGGTGCCAACAGCGCTACCGAGTCCTTTACCTATCAGGTGCAGGATGCCTATGGCCATTCGGCCACCAGCACCATCGTCATCACCATCGTCGACGACGTGCCGCAAGCCCACAGTGATTACACCAGTGTGTACAAGGGCGACGAGGTGCGCGGCAATGTGCTGTACAACGATGTGGTCGGTGCCGATGTGCGCAGCGACGGCAACTACGTGGTCGGCGTACGCGCTGGCAGCGATACTTCCACCTCGGCCGTCGGCCAGCTGAACACCCAGGTGAATGGCCAGTACGGCTACCTGTCCATCGACGAGAAGGGTAATGCGGTCTACCACTCCAACCCGGACGTGGTGTCGCCGCGCGATGCCGTAGACACCTTCGTCTACACCATCCGCGATGCCGATGGCGACGAAAGCACCACGACGATCACTATCAACGTGCATGACCCACGCATCGAAGTATGCATGGACGGCAGCGCCACGGTGTTTGAAAAAGCCCTGGACTTGAGCAAGGACGGTGGCGACCTGGCTGCAGGTACCGTCACCGGCAGCGACCCGACATCGCCCCTGGAAACCGCCTCTGGCAGCCTGGTTGGCTTGGCCAGTGGTGGCATAGGCGCCTTGTCCTACAGCCTGGTGGGCAACGCTGTCGGCCAGTATGGGCAGATCAGCGTCAACCCTGACGGCAGCTACACCTACACGCTGACCTCGCCCGCCAATACCCCGGGTGACGATTCGGCGGTCGAAAACTTCACCTACAAGGCCACGGATTCGCTAGGCCACAGCATCACCGGCAGCATCGCCATCACCATCGTCGACGATGTGCCCAATGCAGTTTGCGCCGAGCGCATCATCACGCCGGACCAGGTGGATTCCAACATACTGCTGGTGATTGATGTGTCCAGCAGCATGGCCTCGGCTTCGGGCATTCCAGGCATGACCCGCCTGGAAGCGACCAAGCAAGCCATCTCTGCGCTGCTCGACAAATACGACGACATGGGCGACATCAAGGTGCAGATCGTCACCTTCGGCAGTGGCGCGCAAATCCAGTCGGCCGAATGGGTCGGCATCGACGTGGCCAAGTCGATCGTCAACGGCCTGCACGCGGGTGGTTCGACCTACTACGACAGCGCGGCCACCGCTGCGCAGACGGCCTTTGCCCAGAATGGCAAGCTGGCCGATGCGCAGAATGTCAGCTACTTCTTCTCCGATGGCGAGCCTACCTCCGGGCATGCCATCACCGGCGCACGCGAAACCAGCTGGGAAAGCTTCCTCGACAGCAATGGTATCAAGGCCTACGCCATCGGCCTGGGCAAGGATATCAATGTCAGCAACCTCGATCCGTTGGCCTACGACGGCAGCAGCCATACCGACACCCATTCGGCTGTCGTTACCAACCTCGACGAGCTTTATGGTGTGCTTTCGGATACCGTGCAAGGCTCACCGATTACCGGCAGCCTGCTCAGCGGTGGCACCTTCGGTGCCGATGGCGGGTTCATCAAGGCACTGCTGGTGGACGGCACTACCTACACCTACGATCCGAAAGCCAACGCGGGGCAGGGTGGATACCTGGCCAGCGGTGGCGCAGACCAGGCCAGCTTCGATACCGCGGGCAATACGCTCACCATCAAGACCAGCCTGGGTGGCAGCCTGCTGGTAAACATGGACAGCGGCGAGTTCACCTATACGCCGCCCAAGGGCAGTGACAGCCAGGTCGAGCGTTTCGGTTTCACCGTCAGTGACAATGACGGCGATACCAGCAGCACCGACCTGATGGTGTGGCTCAATGGCAACCATGCCCCCGTGGCAGTTGCCGACCACGTCATCACCAACATTGCCGGCGCCAGTATCAGCCTGCCGTCCGACGTGTTGCTTGCCAATGACAGTGATGCAGAAAACGACCGCTTGAGTGCGGTGCCGATCACCGTCAACACGGACTTCGCCAACAAAGGGGCAGGCTTCACCCTCGGCAACACCGTCCCTAACATCACCTTCGATGGTGATGGCGATTCGCTCGACAACCAGTTCAAGGCCCTGGAGCGCAGCGCCTTCACCACTGCCGCCGGCAGCATGACGGCGGCGCTGGTGGTGCTTGGCTACCTTGGCAACATCAACAGCAGCAACGCCAATGGCGAGGATGTGATCACCGTCAGCCTGCGCAAGGGCGAGACCCTGCAACTGGACCATGACCGCCCCGACGGCAACCTGAGCCTGGCGTGGAAGGATGCCAGCGGCAGCTACCAGCCCATTGCCGATGGCGGCAGCTTCACCGCCAGCCATGACGGGGTGTACAGCATCCATGTGGTCAATCAGGCCAACCCGTCGGACAACAGCAAGGCCGCCGAGAGCTACAAGCTGAGCATGGTGGTCGACTACAGCAACGCCGTGAACGAAGTCCATCAGGCCAGCTACACGGTCAGCGATGGCCACGGCGGCAGTGCTACCGGCGCGGTGGATATCACTTACCAGGCCGGGGCTACCCTGAACGGCACGGCGGGCGATGATGTATTGATGGCAAGCAACGCCGACACCCTTCTCAACGGCGGTGACGGCCATGATGTGCTGGTGGGGGGCGCAGGCAATGACACCCTGCACGGCGGCAATGGCAATGACCTGTTGATCGGCGGCCTTGGCAACGACCTGCTCGATGGCGGGGCGGGCAACGATACCGCCAGCTATGCTTCGGCCACCGGAGGGGTGACGGTCGACCTCAGCCTGACCGGCCCACAACATACCGGTGCCGCCGGTGTCGATACCTTGACCGGCATCGAGAACCTGATCGGCTCTGATTACGACGACACCTTGATCGGTGATGCTGGCGACAATCTGCTCAACGGCGGCCTGGGCAACGATGTACTCAAGGGCGGCGACGGCAATGACATCATCATCGGCGGGCCCGGCAACGACATCATGACCGGCGGCAACGGCAACGACACCTTCGTCTGGCAGAAGGGCGATACCGGGCATGACACGGTGACCGACTTCACCCCGGGTAGCGATCATCTGGACCTGTCGCAGCTGCTGCAGGGCGAAAATGCCACTGCGGCTTCGCTGGATGACTACCTGCACTTCAAGGTCAGCGGCAGCGGCAGCAATGTGGTCTCGACCATCGAGGTCAGCAGTGTGGCAGGGGCGGCGCCGACTCAGACCATCGACCTGGCGGGGGTCGACCTGGCCCAGCATTACGGGGTGACTGCGGGGGCCGGCGGAGTAGTTTCGGCAGGGCAGGATACTGCGACCATCATCAATGGGATGATCAATGACCATTCGTTGAAGGTGGATACGGTCTAA
- a CDS encoding YbaN family protein: MRYLLLAVGWLSVALGVLGIFLPVLPTTPFLLLAAACFARSSPRFHDWLVNHPKLGPWIRDYLSGEGIPLKGKVYAIGLMWASIGLSCYLVPLFWARTFMLTSAVLVSLYILKQKTLRRPG; the protein is encoded by the coding sequence GTGCGCTACCTGCTGCTGGCCGTCGGCTGGCTCAGTGTTGCGCTGGGGGTGCTGGGGATCTTCCTGCCGGTATTGCCCACCACCCCGTTCCTGCTGCTGGCGGCAGCCTGCTTCGCCCGCAGCTCACCGCGCTTTCACGATTGGCTGGTCAACCACCCCAAGCTTGGGCCGTGGATCCGTGACTACCTGAGTGGCGAGGGCATTCCGCTCAAGGGCAAGGTCTACGCCATCGGCCTGATGTGGGCAAGCATCGGGCTGTCCTGCTACCTGGTGCCGCTGTTCTGGGCCAGGACCTTCATGCTCACCAGTGCGGTGCTGGTAAGCCTGTACATCCTCAAGCAGAAGACCCTGCGCCGGCCCGGTTGA
- a CDS encoding YecA family protein, with translation MSFAEQLTRLQAFLDADELHEEALDYVAAHGYLTALSICSEDVPEREWIDALFAEEPHYASDAQRTEIEATLVALKGHIARQLASDEEFDLPCDLDLTDEPDDSDLRGWCIGFMEGVFLREEAWFENAEEEVSEMLLPIMVGSGLFDEQPEFADIASNANLQDDMIVQIPEALSALFLLLHAPDEKPALLKPRHH, from the coding sequence ATGTCCTTCGCCGAGCAACTGACCCGCCTGCAAGCCTTCCTCGACGCCGACGAGCTGCACGAAGAAGCGCTGGACTACGTCGCCGCACACGGCTACCTGACCGCGCTGTCGATCTGCTCCGAGGACGTCCCCGAGCGTGAATGGATCGACGCGCTGTTCGCCGAAGAGCCCCATTACGCCAGCGATGCCCAGCGCACCGAGATCGAAGCGACGCTGGTGGCCCTCAAAGGCCACATCGCCCGTCAACTGGCCAGTGACGAAGAATTCGACCTGCCATGCGACCTGGACCTGACCGACGAGCCGGACGATTCCGACCTGCGCGGCTGGTGCATCGGTTTCATGGAGGGCGTGTTCCTGCGTGAAGAGGCCTGGTTCGAGAACGCCGAGGAAGAAGTCAGCGAGATGCTCCTGCCGATCATGGTCGGTTCCGGCCTGTTCGACGAACAGCCTGAGTTCGCCGACATCGCCAGCAACGCCAACCTGCAGGACGACATGATCGTGCAGATCCCGGAAGCGCTGAGCGCGCTGTTCCTGCTGCTGCACGCTCCCGACGAGAAGCCGGCGCTGCTCAAGCCACGCCATCACTGA